In Fusarium oxysporum Fo47 chromosome VII, complete sequence, the following proteins share a genomic window:
- a CDS encoding putative oxalocrotonate tautomerase enzyme-domain-containing protein, giving the protein MLPPISRRGLCVFYSFLEPTQTISRLYHPVQILSSLSQTVITPKWVFHHTTGTFSPEDKRQIAQGMTKIYSSVGLPPFYSNTHFIELNADSIFAGGESPKALTTVSIYHVARTLATPDVQDFFMKALDDVLRPIMKPKGIKWELAIYEGDIEYWRINGIRPPAQGSEMEKKWFDANQVTDEEELFRAQERP; this is encoded by the coding sequence ATGCTGCCGCCTATAAGTAGACGAGGATTATGCGTATTCTACTCATTTCTAGAACCAACTCAGACTATATCAAGACTTTATCATCCAGTCCAAATACTTTCATCACTTTCTCAAACCGTCATCACGCCTAAATGGGTCTTTCACCACACCACCGGTACCTTCTCGCCTGAGGACAAACGTCAGATTGCCCAAGGCATGACCAAGATCTACTCAAGTGTCGGCCTTCCCCCGTTTTACTCAAACACTCACTTTATCGAGCTGAATGCCGACAGCATTTTCGCTGGGGGGGAATCCCCAAAAGCATTAACCACTGTTTCGATTTATCATGTGGCACGCACTTTGGCAACTCCTGATGTACAAGACTTTTTCATGAAAGCCTTGGACGATGTTCTTAGGCCAATTATGAAACCAAAAGGCATCAAGTGGGAACTGGCTATCTATGAAGGTGATATTGAATACTGGAGGATTAACGGCATTAGACCCCCAGCTCAAGGCtcggagatggagaagaaatGGTTTGATGCGAATCAAGTTACggacgaggaggagttgTTCCGTGCTCAGGAACGCCCCTGA
- a CDS encoding alpha/beta superfamily hydrolase, with translation MREDIEIKTHDQTTLRGWFFPVEKIVAPVIVMSPGFSGIKDNFLDIFAERFQQAGFAVFLYDHRNWGASDGLPRHHTNNYEQTQDTHDVIHYVSNRSDVDSERIAIWGSSYSGGIAITAGAVDPRIKVVVTQVPFVSGRMTRERFPKTLLAKIYSDRGETTSMEPTYIPIFPATAEEAENSNNGAVLGTKESWDHLQIIQEKGKVRENKVTLQSFFHAIRAEPSAFIAQLAPKPLFMVVALQDSLIDPQAQLEVFAMAGEPKELLELDCGHFRVYRDNVFEKNIAAQIAFLERHL, from the exons ATGCGCGAAGACATTGAAATCAAAACACATGACCAAACTACCCTTCGGGGCTGGTTTTTTCCTGTTGAGAAAATCGTGGCTCCAGTAATTGTCATGTCGCCAGGG TTTTCCGGAATCAAAGACAACTTTCTTGACATCTTCGCTGAAAGGTTCCAACAAGCCGGCTTCGCAGTGTTCCTGTACGATCATAGGAACTGGGGAGCAAGCGATGGGCTGCCTCGACATCATACGAATAATTACGAGCAGACTCAAGATACCCATGACGTGATTCATTACGTTTCAAACAGATCAGACGTGGATTCAGAGCGTATTGCGATATGGGGTTCTAGCTACTCCGGTGGCATTGCCATAACTGCCGGCGCAGTCGACCCACGCATCAAAGTAGTCGTTACTCAAGTCCCTTTCGTCTCGGGCAGGATGACAAGGGAGCGATTCCCCAAAACTTTGCTTGCCAAGATCTATAGCGACCGTGGCGAAACGACTTCAATGGAGCCGACCTATATCCCCATCTTTCCAGCGACCGCGGAGGAGGCCGAAAACTCCAACAATGGCGCTGTTTTGGGTACCAAGGAAAGTTGGGACCATTTACAAATAATTCAAGAGAAGGGCAAGGTGAGAGAGAACAAGGTTACCCTTCAAAGTTTCTTCCATGCCATTCGAGCTGAACCTAGCGCGTTTATCGCCCAGCTTGCACCAAAACCGCTGTTCATGGTCGTGGCCCTACAGGACTCTCTCATAGATCCTCAGGCTCAGCTAGAGGTGTTTGCTATGGCTGGTGAGCCAAAGGAGCTGCTTGAACTGGATTGCGGTCATTTCAGAGTTTACCGGGACAATGTTTTCGAGAAGAATATCGCTGCACAGATTGCCTTCTTGGAGAGGCATCTTTAA